From the Manihot esculenta cultivar AM560-2 chromosome 3, M.esculenta_v8, whole genome shotgun sequence genome, one window contains:
- the LOC110612094 gene encoding CASP-like protein 2A1, protein MDNKGSKGGAAVVGGSSPMVCEKEEEAVATTPMRTAETILRLLPMALCISALILMLRDSQTNDFGSLSYSDLTAFRYLVHANGICAGYSLLSAVIVAIPRPSTMSKAWTFFFLDQLFTYIILAAAAVALELLYLARKGDTAITWSAACMSFGLFCHKATAAIVITFVVVACYALLSLVSSYKLFSNFSAPVVTYPGKGVEIAGFHG, encoded by the exons ATGGATAATAAAGGCAGCAAAGGAGGTGCAGCAGTAGTTGGAGGCAGCTCGCCGATGGTATGTGAGAAAGAGGAAGAAGCAGTAGCGACAACTCCTATGCGCACAGCTGAGACCATACTTCGTCTTTTACCAATGGCTCTGTGTATCTCAGCTCTCATTCTCATGCTCAGGGATTCTCAGACCAATGACTTTGGCTCTCTTTCTTACTCTGATCTTACTGCTTTCAg GTATTTGGTGCATGCCAATGGGATATGTGCTGGATATTCCCTTCTTTCAGCTGTGATCGTAGCAATTCCTCGACCATCCACCATGTCCAAAGCCTGGACATTCTTCTTCCTTGACCag TTGTTCACATACATTATTCTGGCGGCTGCGGCGGTGGCACTGGAATTACTGTATTTGGCTAGAAAGGGAGACACAGCCATCACTTGGAGTGCAGCTTGTATGTCATTTGGTCTATTCTGTCACAAAGCGACAGCAGCTATAGTCATCACATTTGTGGTAGTAGCTTGTTATGCTCTGCTTTCACTCGTCTCTTCTTACAAACTGTTCAGCAATTTTAGTGCTCCGGTTGTGACCTACCCCGGCAAAGGCGTCGAGATTGCAGGCTTCCATGGCTAA